One genomic window of Bactrocera dorsalis isolate Fly_Bdor chromosome 4, ASM2337382v1, whole genome shotgun sequence includes the following:
- the LOC105228597 gene encoding NPC intracellular cholesterol transporter 2 homolog a, with amino-acid sequence MQQNFVFLLFAITVCSSVVYGLQFTDCGSKTGSFTKVIISDCDTTKNECILKRNTTASITINFALNEIASKITTVVHGKVMGVEMPFHLQNPDACVDSGLKCPLEKGETYEYKATLPVLKAYPKVNVLVKWELQDQNSEDIICVQIPAKIQ; translated from the exons atgcagcagaattttgtatttttactcTTCGCCATCACAGTTTGTTCGAGCGTCGTTTATGGACTACAATTCACCGATTGCG GTTCAAAAACTGGCAGTTTCACCAAGGTCATCATATCGGACTGTGATACCACCAAAAATGAATGTATACTCAAACGCAATACAACGGCTTCGATCACAATTAACTTCGCGCTAA ATGAGATTGCATCGAAAATTACAACGGTGGTGCATGGCAAGGTGATGGGTGTCGAGATGCCGTTCCATTTGCAGAATCCCGATGCTTGCGTTGATAGCGGACTTAAATGCCCGCTTGAGAAGGGCGAAACATATGAATATAAAGCCACATTGCCGGTGCTAAAGGCTTATCCCAAG GTAAATGTACTTGTTAAATGGGAATTGCAGGACCAGAACAGCGAGGACATCATTTGTGTACAAATACCGgctaaaatacaataa
- the LOC105228598 gene encoding uncharacterized protein LOC105228598 — translation MIPTNTGLHSEDHIYCQRQNSNMSLEIRQNHREPLQAQLQFSQQIQHTLSPRQPQLPHQQQQNCSVSNRLEEVTQTLQQNSSQQHQRATVSSTVFTSHELAVESVMPGIYLTKNFIAWNEENLRSHGFTHIIIIDKHIQELYYPSPIFKLSTENTTVDAFDTYEYFSHPATASLKFGKEFEAIDLNFGEKSYLTTVLPNCYRAVKFINKALLAGGTVLVIDCNGSEQKCVTIVVAYLMYKHNINFSKAFSRLKEHYEKADLDRFYMTQLYEYEPILQVQRAQSRGQSCSREMYSAILKRKKGDDEETSVYDGSMSFCASNTTQDFFNSFNPLTNFNATTTTIAERNLKTVNAFRQQRHHNETSVQHENNAASSSAIYGSDDYAME, via the exons ATGATACCCACAAACACAGGACTACATTCAGAAGATCACATATATTGCCAACGTCAAAACAGTAATATGTCTTTAGAAATACGACAAAATCATCGTGAACCTCTGCAAGCGCAACTACAATTTTCGCAGCAAATCCAGCATACTTTATCACCTCGACAACCACAATTACcccaccagcaacaacaaaattgtagTGTATCAAACAGACTAGAAGAAGTAACGCAAACGTTGCAACAGAACTCTTCACAGCAGCATCAAAGGGCGACAGTTTCCTCTACCGTTTTTACTTCGCACGAATTGGCTGTGGAGAGTGTGATGCCAGGCATATATTTAACAAAGAATTTTATCGCCTGGAATGAGGAAAATTTACGTTCACATGGCTTTACACATATCATAATAATTGACAAGCACATACAGGAATTGTATTATCCTTCACCCATATTTAAATTATCCACTGAAAATACCACTGTTGATGCATTTGACACATATGAATACTTTAGTCATCCAGCCACTGCGTcactcaaatttggtaaagaaTTTGAAGCGATTGATTTGAATTTTGGCGAAAAATCCTACTTGACCACTGTGTTGCCGAATTGCTATCGcgctgttaaatttataaataaagccTTACTAGCGGGTGGCACAGTCCTTGTAATCGATTGTAATGGCAGTGAACAAAAGTGTGTGACGATAGTTGTGGCATATCTAATGTACAagcataatataaattttag CAAGGCATTTTCGCGCCTAAAAGAGCACTATGAAAAGGCTGATCTGGATCGCTTCTATATGACACAATTGTACGAATACGAACCAATATTACAGGTGCAGCGTGCACAATCACGCGGCCAGAGTTGTTCACGTGAAATGTACTCGGCCATACTGAAACGTAAGAAGGGAGATGATGAGGAAACCAGCGTGTATGATGGTAGCATGTCATTTTGCGCTAGCAATACAACACAAGACTTTTTCAATTCATTCAATccgttaacaaattttaatgcgacaacaacaacaattgcggAAAGGAATTTGAAAACAGTAAACGCATTTAGGCAACAAAGACACCACAATGAAACATCGGTGCAACATGAAAACAATGCTGCTTCGTCATCTGCAATTTACGGTAGCGATGATTATGCTATGGAGTAA
- the LOC105228600 gene encoding CXXC-type zinc finger protein 1: protein MADKRKYKKSKEEIAREFDLPERKSKIATIMKQDGQAYCICRTSDCSRFMIGCDGCEEWYHGDCINITEKEAKHIRHYYCQRCKEEDPSLQTVFRVVPIEKTAAPSGATSITDTDKRKKAKEQGNLREVNIGAITSGGSKQSQSRCGNCEGCRAPNCGICESCRIRVGGHKPRCEMRVCQAPSTTTTQQQQLQPPTQQQNAVPVPTRHKRKEKQPKERSRKRKRSLSPEVFINPDLEGVRQCYGPRCRNNARPQSKYCSDVCGINLATNRIFQVLPQRVQEWNLSNCRAEEENKKQLDQIRSKQAVVRFALAELDKRHMELDMIVDRAKHSTLDTNRTQDHNDIEDEQSMYCITCGHEIHSRTAIKHMEKCFNKYESQASFGSIFKTRIEGNSMFCDFYNPASKTYCKRLRVLCPEHCKDPKISETDVCGCPLVANVFKPTGEFCRAPKKSCFKHYVWEKIRRAEIDLERVRQWLKMDELLEQERHIRHLMASRAGVLGLMLHSTYNHDVMEELCRQQYFSNTGSTTGEVASHS, encoded by the exons ATGGCTGATaagcgaaaatataaaaaatca AAAGAGGAGATAGCGCGTGAGTTCGACTTGCCAGAAAGAAAGTCTAAAATCGCAACTATAATGAAGCAGGATGGTCAGGCATATTGCATTTGCAGAACTTCTGATTGTTCTCGCTTCATGAT CGGTTGTGATGGCTGTGAAGAATGGTATCACGGTGACTGCATCAATATCACTGAGAAAGAGGCTAAACATATAAGGCACTATTACTGCCAGCGATGCAAAGAAGAAGATCCTAGTTTACAAACTGTGTTCCGAGTTGTACCAATCGAAAAGACTGCAGCGCCAAGTGGCGCTACTAGTATTACTGACACTGATAAACGTAAAAAGGCAAAGGAACAAGGCAACCTACGTGAGGTCAATATTGGCGCGATAACTTCAGGTGGAAGTAAGCAATCACAAAGTCGCTGTGGTAATTGTGAAGGTTGTCGCGCTCCAAACTGTGGAATATGCGAATCATGTCGCATACGGGTGGGTGGTCATAAGCCGCGTTGTGAGATGCGTGTGTGTCAAGCtccgtcaacaacaacaactcaacaGCAGCAATTGCAACCGCCTACACAACAGCAAAATGCAGTACCAGTGCCCACTCGACATAAACGTAAAGAAAAACAACCGAAAGAACGTTCACGGAAACGGAAACGCTCACTAAGTCCGGAAGTATTTATCAATCCAGATTTAGAAGGCGTGCGACAATGTTATGGGCCTCGTTGCAGAAACAATGCAAGACCACAGTCGAAGTACTGCAGCGATGTGTGTGGCATTAATTTGGCGACCAATCGTATTTTTCAG gtGCTGCCACAACGTGTGCAAGAATGGAATCTATCCAATTGTCGAGCAgaggaagaaaacaaaaaacaacttgATCAGATACGATCTAAACAGGCGGTGGTTCGTTTCGCATTAGCCGAACTCGATAAGCGACACATGGAACTGGATATGATTGTTGACCGTGCCAAGCATAGTACGCTAGATACAAATCGTACACAAGACCATAATGACATCGAAGATGAACAATCGATGTATTGCATTACCTGCGGTCACGAAATACACTCGCGCACCGCCATCAAACATATGGAGAAATGTTTTAACAAATATGAATCACAAGCATCATTCGGTAGCATTTTCAAGACGCGCATCGAAGGCAATTCAATGTTCTGTGACTTCTATAATCCTGCTAGTAAAACGTACTGTAAACGTTTGCGCGTGCTCTGTCCAGAGCACTGTAAGGATCCGAAAATTAGTGAGACTGATGTATGCGGTTGTCCGCTAGTGGCAAACGTTTTCAAGCCAACAGGTGAATTTTGTCGCGCACCTAAAAAGAGCTGCTTCAAACACTATGTTTGGGAAAAGATACGTCGCGCCGAAATCGATTTAGAACGAGTGCGTCAATGGCTGAAAATGGATGAACTTTTGGAACAAGAACGTCACATACGACATCTTATGGCTTCACGTGCTGGTGTATTGGGGCTCATGCTACACTCAACTTACAATCACGATGTAATGGAGGAACTTTGTAggcaacaatattttagtaataCTGGTTCGACAACAGGAGAGGTGGC